The following coding sequences are from one Apodemus sylvaticus chromosome X, mApoSyl1.1, whole genome shotgun sequence window:
- the LOC127674392 gene encoding heterogeneous nuclear ribonucleoprotein A1-like 3 produces the protein MSSGPQNPHKIPGLKVPSCNHSAAEAEAAHIPGIPATMGVGGAIKARPHKVDRRVVDSKKAVSRGDSQRPHAHLTMTKIFVGGTKKNTEEGHLQDYFEQHRETKVIEVMTDRGSRQRRSFVLLPLKIHDSKNKADIEQYHSINGYNCGIRKALSEQEIASASSSPGGQSISVNFGGGCGDNDNLGGGRNLCGCGGFGYSQGITKMDLLVMEAISDVGEDTMFLAVKRTSLQTLEQ, from the exons ATGAGTTCAGGGCCTCAAAACCCACATAAAATCCCAGGTTTGAAGGTTCCCAGCTGTAATCACAGTgctgcagaagcagaggcagctcaTATTCCAGGCATCCCAGCCACGATG GGAGTGGGTGGTGCTATAAAAGCAAGGCCACACAAGGTAGATCGAAGAGTTGTGGATTCCAAGAAAGCTGTGTCAAGAGGAGACTCTCAAAGACCACATGCTCACTTAACTATGACAAAGATCTTTGTTGGTGGTAC taaaaaaaatactgaagaagGTCACCTGCAAGATTATTTTGAACAGCATAGGGAAACTAAAGTCATTGAAGTCATGACTGACAGAGGCAGTAGACAAAGGAGGAGCTTTGTTTTGTTACCATTGAAGATCCATGACTCCAAGAATAAAGCTGATATTGAGCAATACCATTCGATAAATGGCTACAACTGTGGTATAAGAAAAGCCCTGTCAGAACAAGAGATAGCTAGTGCTTCATCCAGTCCAGGAGGCCAAAGCATTTCTGTAAACTTTGGAGGTGGTTGTGGGGACAATGATAATTTAGGTGGAGGAAGAAATCTCTGTGGTTGTGGTGGCTTCGGCTATAGCCAGGGTATAACTAAAATGGATTTGTTAGTGATGGAAGCAATTTCAGATGTGGGAGAAGATACAATGTTCTTGGCAGTTAAAAGAACTAGTCTTCAAACTTTGGAGCAATGA